The Streptomyces griseorubiginosus DNA window GCCGACGCAGACCCCCGCCCACTTCTTGGGGAACCCCTGCCGCTGGACCTGCTGAACACGCGCTGGATTGACGACAGCGGTGCCCACGACCTGTTGGAACGCCCCGGCGGGCTCACAATCTGGCTCTCGTCCGCCGGCTGCGCCGACGATGCGCCCGACACCCAGGAAACCCTTGGCGCTCTTCTCGCCACACGGACCGCATTGAGCTCCCTCGTGACCAGCGAAGGACCCGGCCTCGAACGAGCGAGGGAGATGCTTAACGACACGCTTGCTCACGGACGTATTCGGCGCCTGCTGGGGACGACAGGCCCGGAAGCCGTCGTAGAGACCGACACCCCCGGCTGGCTCGCCGCGTGGCGCACCGCCGACCTCTACCTGCGCCTGCTACAGGAAGGGGCCGACCGCATCCGCAAGTGCGCCAACCCCGAGTGCCCTCTGCGGTTCTATGACACGACGAGGAACGGACGCCGTCGGTGGTGCTCTATGACAGCTTGCGGCAACCGCGCCAAGACCCGCCGGCACTACGAACGCCACCAGGGCAGTCTGAGGCAGAGCAGGACCCGCTGAAGTTGCCACCCCGCGACCCCGCCCCGTGTTCCGTCACCATCGGCTTCAGCGCTACAACCATCTTCCAGGACATCCGGCCGGACAATGCCGATCGCTGTCCCGCTCCTGCGACCCACCATAAGGACAGGCCACAGCCACGGCTGCAAGGACCGCAAAGGTGGCTCCTGCCTGAAGTGATACAGCCCAACGCTCAGGCCCCCGGACCGGCCTCCAGCAGGAATGACACTGCCTGGACTGCAGTAGAGGTCAACTTTCTGCCAACCACCAAAATACCGTTTC harbors:
- a CDS encoding CGNR zinc finger domain-containing protein, with product MNAHPAHTADADPRPLLGEPLPLDLLNTRWIDDSGAHDLLERPGGLTIWLSSAGCADDAPDTQETLGALLATRTALSSLVTSEGPGLERAREMLNDTLAHGRIRRLLGTTGPEAVVETDTPGWLAAWRTADLYLRLLQEGADRIRKCANPECPLRFYDTTRNGRRRWCSMTACGNRAKTRRHYERHQGSLRQSRTR